In Clostridium sp. JN-1, one genomic interval encodes:
- the rimP gene encoding ribosome maturation factor RimP, which yields MSKDTLKDKLIDFIAPIATELGYELYHLEFVKEGKDNYLRVYIDKENGNISLDDCEKVSRAVSDMLDLKDPIKDSYYLEVSSPGIERTLFTEEHLKKYTGSEIAVRLYSALNGKKQYDGKLIEFDKETIVIDCAGSNISIPRNKVSNINLRAEF from the coding sequence ATGAGTAAAGATACTTTGAAAGATAAACTTATAGATTTTATAGCACCTATAGCAACTGAACTTGGATATGAGTTATATCATCTAGAGTTTGTAAAAGAAGGAAAAGACAATTACTTGAGAGTATATATAGATAAAGAAAATGGAAATATATCTTTAGATGACTGCGAAAAAGTAAGTAGAGCTGTTAGTGATATGTTGGATTTAAAAGACCCTATAAAAGATAGTTATTATCTTGAAGTATCATCTCCAGGAATAGAAAGAACACTTTTTACGGAGGAACATTTAAAAAAATATACTGGATCAGAGATTGCAGTTAGATTATATTCTGCACTTAATGGAAAAAAACAGTATGACGGAAAGTTGATTGAATTTGATAAAGAAACTATCGTAATAGATTGTGCTGGAAGTAATATTTCCATTCCTAGAAATAAAGTTTCAAATATAAACTTAAGAGCGGAATTTTAA
- a CDS encoding PolC-type DNA polymerase III — protein sequence MSVDLISMLQEDINDSDSVMEQNIDIKLLKIQYLKKSNTLKVILKSAGELNKNIKNKIKELICKKFGCFNDVEILCYKDISNVTLEEVCNKYWTELINIADDFAPICRQCLLDCSKELSEDTLNIHYGNKFMYDLLKKKNISKIISNIIKEVFGLNCNVNFLYDENIDNREYLKKSQDYEKKYIEKLIKENGIHVQEQSVSKPKGNSKEKSSANREMSIGPAASNNPIILGRNIIGNIADIKGLNETSGMVVICGDIFKKEIIETKTGRKIVSFYITDYTSSITVKFFPRPKEADMIIDQINEGLHCKVRGEVVNDMYAREPVVMAKDIVKVKKVEKMDTEEEKRVELHLHTRMSAMDGMTSASSLIKRAAKWGHKAIAITDHGVVQAYPEAMDAAKKNNIKVIYGIEAYLVDDGVPIVVNGDDKTLSDTYIVFDIETTGLSSANDRIIEIGAVKIREGRIVERFSEFVNPEIDIPQNIVELTSISQEMVSSCGSIREVLPKFMEFAGNDVLVAHNASFDTSFIKKGCREQGIEFKNAIMDTVPLCTFLFPELKRYKLNTVAKHLGISLKNHHRAVDDAEATAKILLKCFKLLKEKSICNMAELNSQFLDNIDIKKQHTYHLIILVKNQVGLKNLYKLVSISNLKYFFKRPRMPKSLIMQYREGLIIGSACEAGQVYREIMSGKSDDELKKIIEFYDYLEIQPTGNNMFMVRNKTVKDVKELQDINKRICDLADKNNMPVVATCDVHFMDPGDEVFRRIIMKGQGFSDADDQAPLYFRTTDEMLKEFKYLGCERAKEVVVYNTQKISDMIESVKPIPDETFPPKIDGAEEQIKNMTLEKAHRIYGEKLPDIVHERLEKELNSIINNGYAVLYLIAEKLVAKSYKDGYLVGSRGSVGSSFVATMSNITEVNGLPPHYVCPKCKYSEFITDGSVDSGADLPDKVCPKCGTNLGKNGHDIPFETFLGFAGDKEPDIDLNFSGEYQPVVHKYTEELFGEGHVFRAGTIGTIAEKTAYGFVKKYLQEKNMKVSQAEIERLSMGCTGIKRTTGQHPGGVMVVPRDNEIFNFTPIQHPADDNKTDIITTHFDYHSISGRLLKLDILGHDDPTVLRMLQDLTGLDPKTIPLGDHKVMSLFTSPEALGITEEELGCPVGTYGLPEFGTKFVRQMLVDTQPKTFADLVRISGLSHGTDVWINNAQYYIKEGYTTLKDCIACRDDIMMYLIHMGLPPKTSFSIMEKVRKGKGLSEEHESIMRKYNVPDWYIESCKKIKYMFPKGHAVAYVMMAVRIAYFKVYYPAAYYATYFTVRADEFDVDVVLKGEEFIRKKLNELYDMGNEISQKDKGLITILELCYEMYKRGLKFLNIDLYKSDVSKFLIEKGGIRIPITALQGVGENAAKGIVESRKDGKFISKEDLRMRSKASKSVIETLDKHGCLNGLPETNQLSMFN from the coding sequence ATGAGTGTGGATCTAATAAGTATGCTGCAAGAGGATATAAATGACAGTGACAGTGTTATGGAGCAAAATATTGATATTAAGTTATTAAAGATACAATATCTTAAAAAGAGTAATACTTTGAAAGTAATTTTAAAATCTGCAGGCGAATTAAATAAGAATATAAAAAATAAGATTAAGGAACTTATATGTAAAAAGTTTGGATGTTTTAACGATGTTGAAATATTGTGTTATAAAGATATATCCAATGTGACTTTGGAAGAAGTATGTAACAAGTATTGGACGGAACTTATAAATATTGCAGACGATTTTGCTCCCATATGCAGACAGTGTTTATTGGACTGCTCTAAAGAATTAAGCGAAGATACATTAAATATTCACTATGGAAATAAGTTCATGTATGATCTTTTGAAAAAAAAGAATATATCTAAGATTATAAGTAATATTATCAAAGAAGTATTTGGACTCAACTGCAATGTTAATTTTTTGTATGATGAAAATATTGATAACAGGGAATATTTAAAGAAATCACAGGATTATGAGAAAAAATACATAGAAAAGCTTATAAAGGAAAATGGTATACATGTGCAAGAACAAAGTGTATCTAAACCCAAAGGAAATTCTAAAGAAAAGAGTTCAGCTAATAGAGAAATGAGTATAGGACCAGCTGCATCTAATAATCCTATTATATTAGGAAGAAATATAATAGGAAATATTGCTGACATAAAAGGTTTAAATGAAACGTCAGGCATGGTTGTTATATGCGGCGATATTTTTAAAAAGGAAATAATAGAGACAAAGACTGGAAGAAAGATAGTGAGCTTTTACATAACAGATTACACTAGTTCAATTACCGTTAAGTTCTTTCCGAGACCTAAAGAAGCAGATATGATAATTGATCAAATAAATGAAGGACTTCACTGCAAGGTAAGAGGCGAAGTCGTAAATGACATGTATGCACGTGAACCGGTAGTAATGGCAAAGGATATAGTTAAAGTCAAAAAAGTTGAAAAAATGGATACTGAAGAAGAAAAGAGAGTTGAACTGCACCTGCATACTCGAATGAGCGCGATGGATGGTATGACATCTGCATCATCTCTTATAAAAAGAGCAGCAAAATGGGGTCATAAGGCTATAGCAATCACGGATCATGGAGTAGTTCAAGCTTATCCTGAAGCTATGGATGCGGCTAAAAAGAATAATATTAAGGTAATCTATGGTATAGAAGCCTATCTTGTAGATGATGGAGTACCTATAGTAGTAAATGGAGACGATAAAACCTTAAGTGATACGTATATTGTGTTTGACATAGAAACAACAGGACTTTCAAGTGCAAATGACAGGATAATTGAAATAGGTGCTGTTAAAATAAGAGAGGGAAGGATTGTTGAAAGATTTAGTGAGTTTGTAAATCCTGAAATTGACATACCTCAAAATATAGTTGAATTAACAAGTATAAGCCAAGAGATGGTAAGTTCTTGCGGCAGCATAAGAGAGGTTTTGCCAAAGTTTATGGAATTTGCAGGTAATGATGTACTAGTTGCTCATAATGCAAGCTTTGATACTTCTTTTATTAAAAAAGGCTGTAGAGAGCAAGGTATAGAATTTAAAAATGCAATAATGGATACGGTACCTCTATGTACTTTTTTATTCCCAGAACTTAAGAGATATAAATTGAATACAGTTGCAAAACACTTGGGTATATCATTAAAAAATCATCATAGAGCTGTAGATGATGCTGAAGCTACAGCAAAGATATTACTTAAATGTTTTAAATTGCTTAAAGAAAAGTCAATATGTAATATGGCTGAATTAAATAGTCAATTTTTGGACAATATAGATATAAAGAAACAACATACTTATCACTTAATAATATTGGTTAAAAATCAAGTTGGGCTTAAAAATCTATATAAGTTAGTTTCTATATCCAATTTAAAATACTTCTTCAAAAGGCCAAGAATGCCTAAAAGTCTTATAATGCAATATAGAGAAGGACTTATAATTGGATCTGCTTGTGAGGCTGGACAGGTGTATAGGGAAATAATGAGTGGAAAAAGTGATGACGAATTAAAGAAAATTATAGAATTTTATGACTACCTTGAAATTCAGCCTACAGGAAATAACATGTTCATGGTCAGAAATAAAACAGTCAAGGATGTTAAAGAACTGCAGGACATAAATAAGAGAATATGTGATTTGGCTGACAAAAATAATATGCCTGTAGTTGCCACTTGTGATGTTCACTTTATGGATCCTGGAGATGAAGTTTTTAGAAGAATCATAATGAAAGGTCAAGGATTTTCAGATGCTGATGATCAAGCTCCTTTATACTTTAGGACAACTGATGAAATGTTAAAGGAATTTAAGTACCTTGGATGTGAAAGAGCAAAAGAAGTTGTAGTGTACAACACTCAGAAAATATCAGATATGATTGAAAGTGTAAAACCAATACCAGATGAAACTTTTCCACCTAAAATAGATGGTGCAGAAGAGCAGATAAAAAATATGACATTAGAAAAAGCACACCGCATATATGGAGAAAAGCTTCCAGATATTGTGCATGAAAGACTTGAAAAGGAATTAAACTCTATAATAAATAATGGATATGCAGTTTTGTATCTAATAGCAGAAAAACTAGTTGCAAAATCATATAAAGATGGATATCTTGTTGGTTCCAGGGGTTCTGTTGGATCTTCATTTGTTGCTACTATGTCAAATATAACTGAAGTAAATGGATTACCTCCACATTATGTTTGCCCAAAGTGTAAATACAGCGAGTTTATAACAGATGGTTCAGTTGACTCGGGTGCAGATTTACCTGACAAAGTTTGTCCAAAGTGCGGAACAAATTTAGGAAAAAATGGTCATGATATACCTTTTGAAACTTTCCTTGGCTTTGCTGGTGATAAAGAGCCCGATATAGACTTAAATTTTTCAGGAGAATATCAGCCAGTAGTTCACAAGTACACAGAAGAACTCTTTGGAGAAGGTCATGTTTTTAGAGCTGGGACAATAGGAACTATAGCAGAAAAAACTGCATATGGATTTGTTAAAAAATATTTGCAGGAAAAAAATATGAAAGTATCTCAAGCTGAAATAGAAAGATTGTCTATGGGGTGTACTGGAATAAAGAGGACTACAGGTCAGCATCCTGGTGGAGTTATGGTTGTTCCAAGGGACAATGAAATATTCAATTTTACCCCAATACAGCATCCAGCAGATGATAATAAAACAGATATAATAACAACTCATTTTGATTATCATTCCATAAGTGGAAGACTGCTGAAACTAGATATACTAGGTCATGATGACCCTACAGTTCTTAGGATGCTTCAGGATCTTACAGGACTTGATCCTAAGACGATACCACTTGGAGATCATAAAGTTATGAGCTTATTTACATCACCTGAAGCACTTGGGATAACTGAAGAAGAATTAGGATGTCCTGTTGGTACATATGGGCTGCCGGAATTTGGAACTAAGTTTGTACGTCAAATGCTTGTTGATACGCAGCCAAAAACTTTTGCAGATTTAGTTAGAATATCAGGATTATCACATGGTACAGATGTATGGATCAATAATGCACAGTACTATATAAAAGAAGGATATACCACATTAAAGGATTGTATAGCATGTAGAGATGATATAATGATGTATTTAATCCATATGGGACTGCCTCCGAAGACATCTTTTAGCATAATGGAGAAGGTAAGGAAAGGTAAAGGACTTTCAGAAGAACATGAGTCAATAATGAGAAAATATAATGTACCAGACTGGTATATTGAATCATGTAAAAAGATTAAATATATGTTTCCTAAAGGACATGCGGTAGCTTATGTAATGATGGCAGTTAGAATAGCATATTTTAAGGTATATTATCCTGCGGCCTATTATGCAACGTATTTTACAGTAAGAGCAGATGAATTTGATGTAGATGTGGTTTTAAAAGGAGAAGAGTTTATACGAAAGAAACTAAACGAGTTATATGATATGGGAAATGAAATATCTCAAAAGGACAAGGGACTTATAACTATATTGGAATTATGTTATGAAATGTATAAAAGAGGATTGAAGTTTTTAAATATTGATTTATATAAATCAGACGTATCAAAGTTTTTAATAGAAAAAGGTGGAATAAGAATTCCAATAACTGCACTTCAAGGTGTTGGAGAAAATGCTGCTAAAGGTATTGTGGAAAGTAGAAAGGATGGAAAGTTTATTTCAAAGGAAGATTTGAGAATGAGATCTAAAGCTTCAAAGTCTGTTATAGAAACTTTAGATAAACATGGATGTCTTAATGGACTGCCTGAAACTAACCAATTATCTATGTTTAATTAG
- the ispG gene encoding flavodoxin-dependent (E)-4-hydroxy-3-methylbut-2-enyl-diphosphate synthase — translation MRRNDTIKVKIGDTYIGGGAPISVQSMTNTDTRDVENTVSQIKKLEGYGCDIIRCAVPDMEAAEAIKEIVKQIKIPLVADIHFDYRLALKSIENGVNGLRINPGNIGNINRVRRVVEAAKDKDIPIRIGVNSGSLQKNILNKYGKVCPEALVESALEHVSIFESLNFQDIVISIKSSNVNQMIESYKIISNKVKYPLHLGVTEAGTTWRGTIKSSIGIGSLLSQGIGDTIRVSLTGDPAEEIKVGREILKTLGYIKSGIEFISCPTCGRTQIDIIKIANEVEKRLSNCNKNIKVAIMGCVVNGPGEAREADIGIAGGKGEGLIFKKGQIVKKVKEENLVDELISQIEEL, via the coding sequence TTGAGAAGAAATGATACTATAAAGGTAAAAATAGGAGATACATACATTGGAGGCGGCGCTCCAATATCGGTTCAGTCTATGACTAATACTGATACTAGAGATGTAGAAAACACAGTAAGTCAAATAAAAAAACTAGAAGGTTATGGCTGCGATATAATAAGATGTGCAGTTCCAGACATGGAAGCTGCTGAAGCTATAAAGGAAATAGTGAAACAAATAAAAATTCCTCTAGTTGCAGATATTCACTTTGATTATAGATTAGCACTTAAGTCGATAGAAAATGGAGTCAATGGTCTTAGAATAAATCCTGGTAATATTGGAAACATAAATAGAGTAAGAAGGGTAGTTGAAGCAGCTAAAGATAAAGATATACCTATAAGAATAGGAGTTAATTCTGGATCTCTTCAAAAGAATATATTAAATAAGTATGGGAAAGTGTGCCCTGAGGCTTTAGTTGAAAGTGCACTGGAGCATGTATCTATATTTGAAAGCTTAAATTTTCAAGATATAGTTATATCTATAAAATCATCTAATGTCAATCAAATGATAGAGAGTTATAAGATTATTTCAAATAAAGTAAAATATCCACTGCACTTAGGGGTTACGGAAGCAGGAACGACTTGGAGGGGAACTATTAAGTCAAGTATAGGAATAGGAAGTCTCCTGTCACAGGGTATAGGTGATACTATAAGAGTTTCACTTACAGGTGATCCAGCAGAAGAAATAAAAGTTGGAAGAGAAATTTTAAAGACATTAGGTTATATAAAAAGTGGAATTGAATTCATATCATGTCCTACTTGCGGTAGAACTCAAATAGACATAATAAAAATAGCAAATGAAGTGGAAAAAAGACTAAGTAATTGTAATAAAAATATAAAAGTTGCAATAATGGGATGTGTTGTAAATGGACCTGGAGAGGCAAGAGAAGCTGACATTGGAATTGCAGGTGGAAAAGGAGAAGGATTGATATTTAAAAAAGGCCAAATAGTAAAAAAAGTAAAAGAAGAAAACTTAGTAGATGAACTCATAAGTCAAATTGAAGAACTATAG
- a CDS encoding M50 family metallopeptidase — MYIIAAIIAFGLLILIHELGHFTLAKLNGVKVEEFAIGMGPQLFKINGKETLYSIRILPIGGYVKMLGEESGSSDPRSFNNKNPWRKLSIVIAGPIMNLLLGVVLFAIIASARGYVSSTIDKVAPNQPAAVMGLKSGDKIVKVNNSKVSLGDDFVTEMYTGGDKPANITYIRDNKVQTVKVTPIKDNSQNRYIVGIYFKTIEKAGFGESIKYGLDETKSLIKQTFVFFKVLFTGGASMNDFGGPVTIIKLSGAAAKAGILSLTAFAAYITLQLGIFNLLPIPALDGGYILLFIFEILTGKKVDDNKVGVINYIGFAVLMALMVLVTIKDIFYPIKF, encoded by the coding sequence TTGTATATAATAGCGGCTATTATAGCATTCGGTTTGTTGATTTTAATCCATGAGTTAGGTCATTTTACTTTGGCTAAATTAAATGGTGTAAAGGTTGAAGAATTTGCCATAGGTATGGGACCTCAATTGTTTAAGATAAATGGTAAGGAAACTTTATATTCTATAAGAATACTTCCAATAGGTGGATATGTTAAAATGCTTGGAGAAGAATCGGGAAGCAGTGATCCAAGGTCATTTAACAACAAAAATCCATGGCGGAAATTGAGTATTGTAATTGCAGGACCTATAATGAACCTTTTGCTGGGAGTTGTACTTTTTGCAATAATAGCCTCTGCTAGAGGTTATGTCTCTTCAACAATAGATAAGGTAGCTCCAAATCAGCCAGCTGCTGTGATGGGTTTAAAATCTGGAGATAAAATTGTAAAAGTCAACAATTCTAAAGTATCACTTGGAGACGATTTTGTAACAGAAATGTATACTGGCGGTGATAAACCTGCTAACATAACGTATATTAGAGATAATAAGGTTCAAACAGTTAAAGTTACTCCAATAAAGGATAACAGTCAAAATAGGTATATAGTTGGTATATACTTCAAAACAATCGAAAAAGCAGGTTTTGGTGAATCTATCAAATATGGATTAGATGAGACTAAGTCTTTGATAAAACAAACATTTGTTTTCTTTAAGGTTTTATTTACAGGAGGAGCGTCTATGAATGACTTTGGCGGACCAGTTACAATAATAAAGCTTTCTGGAGCTGCAGCCAAAGCTGGAATTTTAAGTCTTACTGCTTTTGCTGCATATATAACACTGCAGCTTGGTATATTTAACTTGCTGCCTATACCAGCATTAGATGGTGGTTATATATTACTATTCATATTTGAGATACTTACAGGCAAAAAAGTGGATGACAATAAAGTTGGGGTTATTAATTATATTGGGTTTGCCGTACTCATGGCACTCATGGTCTTGGTTACCATAAAAGATATATTCTATCCTATAAAATTTTAA
- the dxr gene encoding 1-deoxy-D-xylulose-5-phosphate reductoisomerase has product MKKLVILGATGSIGTQTLDVIKRFKDKFELVGVSANKNSSKIIEIIDEFKPAFVAMMNKKAFEEVQLYCKEKDLKINVLYGMDGLIEISTLSFADMVVTAVVGMVGLVPTIKAIKSGKSIALANKETLVAGGELVMSEAKKNNVSILPVDSEHGAIFQCLQGNDKSSVENIIITASGGPFRGKNRDELKSVTVDQALKHPKWNMGKKISIDSATLMNKGLEVIEAHWLFNMDYDNIKVVVHPQSVIHSMVEYNDGSVIAQMASTDMRLPIQYALTYPNRYEAVVKKMDFFDLGCLTFEKPDTSTFKPLKLAYEAGKIGGTMPAILNAANEEAVKLFIHKKIRFLDIGDILEESMNKFNVKKSYELEEVLELDLEVKEYVRSKFN; this is encoded by the coding sequence TTGAAAAAGTTAGTCATACTTGGTGCTACTGGTTCAATTGGAACACAGACGCTTGATGTTATAAAAAGGTTTAAAGATAAATTTGAATTAGTTGGTGTATCTGCTAATAAAAATTCAAGTAAAATAATTGAAATAATTGATGAATTTAAACCAGCATTTGTTGCTATGATGAATAAAAAAGCATTTGAAGAGGTGCAGTTGTATTGTAAAGAAAAAGATTTAAAAATTAATGTATTGTACGGAATGGATGGATTAATAGAAATAAGCACTTTATCATTCGCTGACATGGTTGTTACAGCTGTAGTTGGAATGGTTGGATTAGTACCTACAATAAAAGCAATAAAATCAGGAAAGAGTATAGCACTAGCTAATAAGGAAACTTTAGTTGCGGGTGGAGAACTTGTTATGTCCGAAGCTAAAAAAAATAATGTCAGCATATTGCCAGTGGATTCTGAGCATGGTGCCATCTTTCAATGCCTTCAGGGCAATGATAAAAGTTCCGTAGAAAACATAATTATAACTGCTTCAGGAGGACCCTTTAGGGGAAAAAATAGAGATGAGCTTAAGAGTGTTACGGTAGATCAGGCACTCAAGCACCCTAAATGGAACATGGGAAAGAAAATTTCAATTGATTCAGCTACCCTTATGAACAAAGGGCTCGAAGTTATAGAAGCACATTGGTTATTTAATATGGACTATGATAATATCAAAGTAGTAGTTCATCCTCAAAGTGTAATACATTCTATGGTTGAATATAACGATGGAAGTGTAATAGCACAGATGGCATCGACAGATATGAGACTTCCAATACAATATGCACTTACATATCCTAATAGATATGAGGCTGTAGTTAAAAAGATGGATTTTTTTGACTTAGGTTGTTTAACTTTTGAAAAACCAGACACAAGTACTTTTAAACCTTTGAAACTTGCTTATGAAGCAGGTAAGATAGGAGGAACTATGCCGGCAATTTTAAATGCAGCAAATGAAGAAGCTGTAAAACTTTTTATACATAAAAAGATCAGGTTCCTGGATATAGGGGATATATTAGAAGAAAGTATGAATAAATTTAATGTAAAAAAATCATATGAATTAGAAGAAGTATTGGAATTAGATTTAGAAGTTAAAGAGTATGTTAGAAGTAAATTTAATTAA
- a CDS encoding phosphatidate cytidylyltransferase, giving the protein MSSRYLGAVILAPFLIFLFIGGEVLKYGIMILSLMGMYELYKVMREKDVNHPIGILGYALCIVYYVTLSKSVNTQLMFFTIIMAVFILLCIPVLNLKYNFIDVSLTIFAFLYSAVFFSFIVLVSNKDYGNYFVWIIFIVSWGCDTAAYYIGKNFGKNKLCPKVSPKKTIEGSIGGIVGSTIGCLLFGMFINSKAIIIPLYHYIILGIICGIFSQFGDLTASSIKRHAGVKDYSNLIPGHGGILDRFDSILFSSVIVYYYLTFIIKM; this is encoded by the coding sequence GTGAGTAGTAGGTATTTAGGAGCAGTAATACTAGCACCATTTTTAATATTTTTATTTATAGGTGGAGAAGTCTTAAAATATGGTATTATGATATTGTCGCTTATGGGAATGTATGAACTGTACAAAGTTATGAGAGAGAAAGATGTAAACCATCCTATAGGTATATTAGGATATGCACTTTGCATAGTATATTATGTAACTTTAAGCAAATCTGTAAATACTCAATTAATGTTTTTTACAATTATAATGGCAGTTTTCATATTGTTATGTATACCAGTTTTGAATTTAAAATATAATTTTATAGATGTTTCTTTAACTATATTTGCATTTTTATATTCTGCGGTTTTTTTTAGCTTTATAGTTTTAGTAAGTAACAAGGATTATGGGAATTACTTTGTATGGATTATATTTATTGTATCATGGGGATGTGATACAGCTGCATACTATATAGGTAAAAATTTTGGAAAAAATAAGTTGTGTCCAAAAGTAAGCCCTAAAAAAACAATTGAAGGATCTATTGGAGGAATAGTCGGAAGTACTATTGGATGTTTATTATTTGGTATGTTTATTAATTCAAAAGCTATTATTATACCATTATACCATTACATAATTTTAGGAATAATATGTGGAATTTTTAGTCAGTTTGGAGATCTTACAGCGTCATCAATAAAAAGGCACGCAGGTGTAAAAGATTATAGTAATTTAATACCTGGACATGGTGGAATTTTAGATAGATTTGATAGTATTTTGTTTTCATCTGTAATAGTATATTATTATTTGACATTTATAATAAAAATGTGA
- a CDS encoding isoprenyl transferase, producing MFKFLNKRDEQVAADNIELDMNNIPKHIAIIMDGNGRWAKERNLPRTMGHKAAIETVREIVKECSKLKVKYLTLYVFSTENWKRPRDEVNTLMNLLAQYLKSEFKELNLNNVIINHIGDISKLPGICQEELIEAYDRTKSNTGLTLNLAINYGGRDELIYAFKNIIKDIKSGVIEESDINQELISNYLYTKNIPDPDLIIRPSGEQRLSNFLLWQCAYSEFWYSNIKWPDFKKVHLHKAIHDYQNRDRRFGAVK from the coding sequence ATGTTTAAGTTTTTAAATAAACGAGATGAACAAGTTGCAGCAGACAATATAGAATTGGATATGAATAACATACCAAAGCATATTGCAATAATAATGGATGGCAATGGAAGATGGGCTAAAGAGAGAAATTTACCAAGGACTATGGGTCATAAGGCTGCTATAGAGACTGTAAGAGAAATTGTTAAGGAATGCAGTAAATTAAAAGTCAAGTATTTAACGTTATATGTTTTTTCAACTGAAAATTGGAAAAGACCTCGTGATGAAGTTAATACACTAATGAACCTTCTTGCACAATATTTAAAAAGTGAATTCAAAGAGTTAAATTTAAATAATGTGATAATAAATCATATAGGAGACATATCTAAGCTGCCGGGTATTTGTCAAGAAGAATTAATAGAGGCTTATGATAGAACTAAATCTAATACAGGCTTAACTTTAAATCTTGCCATAAATTATGGTGGAAGAGATGAACTTATATATGCCTTTAAAAATATAATTAAGGATATAAAAAGTGGTGTAATAGAAGAAAGTGATATAAATCAAGAACTAATAAGTAATTATCTATACACTAAAAATATACCTGATCCAGATTTAATAATAAGACCAAGTGGAGAACAAAGATTAAGTAATTTTTTGCTTTGGCAGTGTGCTTATTCAGAATTTTGGTATTCTAATATAAAGTGGCCGGATTTCAAGAAAGTACATTTACATAAGGCTATACATGATTATCAAAATAGAGATAGAAGATTTGGAGCAGTCAAGTAA
- the frr gene encoding ribosome recycling factor: MIKDILNAANDKMLKTTAVLKKELASLKAGRANPAILDKIEVEYYGTATPISQLANISVPEPRILAIQPWDKNSMKDIEKAILKSDLGINPNNDGEMIRLIIPELTEETRKALVKNVKKDGDECKVAIRSIRRDCNDKLKALKKQNDISEDEIKKGEDEIQKKTDVFIKEIDKLVEGKEKEIMSI; the protein is encoded by the coding sequence ATGATTAAAGATATTTTAAATGCGGCAAATGACAAAATGCTTAAAACTACTGCAGTTTTGAAAAAAGAGTTAGCGTCATTAAAGGCAGGTAGAGCTAATCCTGCGATATTAGACAAAATAGAAGTTGAATATTATGGTACTGCAACACCTATATCACAATTAGCTAATATATCAGTTCCTGAACCTAGAATTCTTGCCATACAACCCTGGGATAAAAACTCCATGAAGGATATAGAAAAAGCTATTTTGAAGTCAGATTTAGGTATAAACCCTAATAATGATGGTGAAATGATAAGACTTATTATACCTGAACTCACAGAAGAAACTAGAAAAGCACTAGTTAAAAACGTAAAAAAAGACGGAGACGAATGTAAAGTTGCTATAAGAAGCATAAGAAGAGATTGTAATGATAAGCTAAAGGCACTTAAAAAGCAAAATGATATTTCTGAAGATGAAATAAAAAAAGGTGAAGATGAAATACAGAAGAAAACAGATGTGTTTATTAAAGAAATTGATAAGTTAGTTGAGGGTAAAGAAAAAGAAATTATGTCCATATAA